One segment of Paenibacillus rhizovicinus DNA contains the following:
- a CDS encoding aldo/keto reductase — MTNQQPTAALSGTYAIGGDLTVNRLGYGTMQLTGPGVWGDPKDPEEAVRVLQRTAELGVNFIDTADAYGPFTADLLLHKALHPYKDDLVIATKAGLTRSGPNDWRPVGRPEYLRQQALLSLRHLGLERIDLFQLHRIDAKVPLEEQIGELAKLREEGIIRHIGLSQVSVAEIKAASEIAPIASVQNLYNLSNRESEDVLNYCEANDIAFIPWFPLATGALAKEGGPLDAIATKYEAKPSQIALAWLLKRSKVMLPIPGTSRVAHVEENIAAAGITLSDEDFAALSALAK; from the coding sequence ATGACCAACCAGCAACCTACCGCAGCCCTTTCAGGTACATATGCCATTGGAGGCGACCTTACCGTCAACCGGCTGGGCTATGGCACCATGCAACTGACTGGACCGGGCGTTTGGGGGGATCCGAAGGATCCGGAAGAAGCGGTCCGCGTTCTGCAGCGCACGGCCGAGCTCGGCGTTAATTTCATCGACACGGCTGATGCTTACGGTCCGTTCACTGCGGATTTGCTGCTGCATAAAGCACTCCATCCCTACAAGGACGATCTCGTCATCGCGACAAAAGCAGGCCTGACCCGCTCCGGCCCGAACGACTGGCGTCCCGTCGGCCGCCCGGAATATTTGCGCCAGCAGGCGCTGCTCAGCCTTCGCCATCTCGGCCTGGAGCGCATCGATCTGTTCCAGCTCCACCGCATCGACGCGAAAGTGCCGCTGGAAGAGCAAATCGGCGAGCTGGCGAAGCTGCGCGAAGAGGGCATCATCCGTCATATCGGGCTCAGCCAAGTCAGCGTTGCCGAAATCAAAGCAGCCAGCGAAATCGCTCCGATCGCTTCCGTGCAGAACCTGTACAACCTCTCCAACCGGGAATCCGAGGACGTGCTGAACTACTGCGAAGCGAACGATATCGCCTTCATCCCATGGTTCCCGCTCGCAACGGGCGCCTTGGCCAAAGAAGGCGGTCCGCTTGACGCCATCGCGACGAAATACGAAGCGAAGCCTTCGCAAATCGCGCTCGCTTGGCTGCTGAAACGTTCCAAGGTTATGCTGCCGATCCCAGGCACATCGCGCGTCGCGCATGTCGAGGAGAATATCGCCGCTGCCGGCATCACGCTCAGCGACGAAGATTTCGCCGCACTGTCCGCGCTCGCGAAGTAA
- a CDS encoding phosphotransferase, with translation MPDKGKLIAELLLVAEKAGLTEIAPIELSSGGNLIVHLAPHPVVARIAIVLSQEDEDAAYRLLERELRAARHLHARGVPVLLPTDDMDAGPRDIGGIWTTFWKYAAPAPLQPPSPGEAVELVHALTLAMEDFACEIPQLGVWERTCQSAARLMDHADERVQALLKRFVQVDKRMRLETKLFPCHGDAHRGNLLPSPEGWIWADFEDLSRMPAYWDLASWVANPALFGGVEEPTFRYIWNRLDNRTELEAFGFAITARILMSTLGNLDFALAGNGDLDFAMQQLALAGDFLTQIELLISYGNGTPV, from the coding sequence GTGCCGGACAAAGGCAAGCTAATAGCCGAATTGCTGCTGGTGGCAGAAAAGGCCGGTTTAACTGAAATCGCGCCGATCGAGCTGAGCAGCGGCGGCAATCTAATCGTTCACTTGGCTCCCCATCCCGTAGTAGCCAGAATCGCAATCGTTCTATCCCAAGAAGATGAGGATGCTGCTTACAGGCTGCTCGAGCGTGAGTTAAGGGCCGCGCGCCACCTTCATGCCAGAGGCGTCCCCGTACTCTTGCCAACGGATGACATGGATGCCGGACCCCGCGATATTGGCGGCATATGGACGACATTTTGGAAGTATGCGGCCCCTGCGCCGCTGCAGCCGCCTTCACCGGGCGAAGCCGTTGAACTCGTACATGCGCTGACGCTGGCGATGGAAGACTTCGCATGCGAAATCCCGCAGCTGGGCGTCTGGGAGCGGACCTGTCAGTCGGCAGCCAGGTTGATGGACCATGCCGACGAGCGCGTGCAAGCATTGTTGAAACGGTTCGTTCAGGTCGATAAGAGGATGCGTCTCGAAACAAAGCTGTTTCCGTGTCACGGCGATGCCCATAGAGGAAACTTACTGCCAAGTCCCGAAGGGTGGATCTGGGCGGACTTTGAAGATCTCTCTCGTATGCCGGCTTACTGGGACCTGGCTTCATGGGTCGCGAATCCGGCATTGTTCGGCGGCGTGGAGGAGCCGACCTTCCGCTATATATGGAATCGGCTCGATAATCGAACGGAGCTGGAGGCTTTTGGCTTTGCGATTACCGCGCGTATCCTCATGTCCACGTTGGGCAATTTGGATTTTGCCCTTGCAGGTAACGGGGATTTGGATTTTGCCATGCAGCAGCTGGCGCTTGCGGGGGATTTTCTGACCCAGATCGAGCTATTGATCAGTTACGGAAATGGAACTCCTGTATAA
- a CDS encoding right-handed parallel beta-helix repeat-containing protein: MEYFVKCIEGGAAEDGSRERPWSSIAKARDAVRRDRSAGYAGQVTVWIGEGRYMLDGPLAFDAGDSGAGEEGRTIYRAMPDASPVISGGRLLKEWEPAGDGLYRCFVGAEALRDCGHTLFENGERACEARSPKQGYHVVAGKWDGGNGSGFRFKRGDFPPIADAAACGLKVFIWPGEGEWNWFSETKPVAAVDWEQDTVAFHDPAPWGIDQGSRYRMQGARELLTEPGEWYRDAREGYVYYMPRTLPIEEQDIILPFMKSVIAIRGGEGRPDSGAGRIDNGGDRLDTSGSKDGIVRHLEFRGLTIEMSDFVPAYRMPVSNREREEAREGLIRIDNAADIVIADCNLRHAGLSGIVLNGHCKEIRIENNRIERLGFNGIYAIGFAPGEGGFGSASESDVNGGHAVVGNRIRSGGELIGHGTGIQLYQSGGCAIEGNVIHGFPRYGISLKGLRYKAMDPSYYGTTVTWDNHWTFLHARNNTIARNDISDVMKDSQDGGMFEAWGAGLGNRIVDNRFHDSGIYFSVGYGIYLDDAADGFLVARNVLHDMYSEGKGKLWFAIFAKGIGNVIENNLLVRNAAKAAIGTQEMAGEPNRDLTVRRNIVIDSGEQLYHFINWNDARLAEADGNLFFRSGGEAPTVSGFYGGDTYGKIPIPWEEWRAFLGGRFDANTIAVDPMLEEPVRGQFRFGPDSPVWGLGWQALDTED; the protein is encoded by the coding sequence ATGGAATATTTTGTAAAATGCATCGAAGGCGGCGCGGCAGAAGACGGGTCGCGCGAGCGGCCTTGGAGCAGCATCGCGAAGGCACGGGATGCGGTCCGCAGGGACAGGTCCGCGGGTTATGCCGGCCAGGTTACGGTGTGGATCGGCGAAGGCCGTTACATGCTGGACGGACCGCTCGCGTTCGATGCCGGAGATTCGGGGGCAGGAGAGGAAGGGCGAACGATTTACCGCGCCATGCCGGATGCTTCGCCGGTTATCTCGGGAGGACGCCTGCTGAAGGAATGGGAGCCTGCGGGCGATGGCCTCTACCGCTGCTTCGTCGGCGCGGAGGCGCTGCGCGACTGCGGGCACACCTTGTTCGAGAACGGAGAGCGGGCTTGCGAGGCGAGAAGTCCGAAGCAGGGTTATCATGTCGTCGCGGGCAAATGGGATGGCGGAAACGGAAGCGGCTTCCGTTTCAAACGAGGCGACTTTCCGCCGATTGCCGATGCGGCGGCATGCGGACTGAAGGTGTTCATCTGGCCCGGCGAGGGTGAATGGAATTGGTTTTCGGAGACGAAGCCTGTCGCAGCCGTCGATTGGGAGCAGGACACCGTCGCTTTTCACGATCCTGCGCCTTGGGGCATCGACCAAGGATCGCGCTACCGGATGCAAGGCGCGCGGGAGCTGCTGACGGAGCCGGGGGAATGGTATCGGGATGCGCGTGAGGGGTATGTGTACTATATGCCGCGGACCCTGCCGATCGAGGAGCAGGACATCATCCTGCCGTTCATGAAGAGCGTTATCGCTATTCGCGGCGGCGAGGGGCGGCCGGACAGCGGAGCAGGGCGGATCGATAACGGTGGAGATCGGCTCGATACTAGCGGGAGCAAGGACGGCATCGTGCGTCATCTGGAATTCCGCGGACTGACGATCGAGATGTCGGATTTCGTGCCTGCCTACCGGATGCCCGTCTCCAACCGAGAACGCGAAGAGGCAAGGGAAGGGCTGATCCGGATCGACAACGCAGCGGACATCGTCATCGCGGATTGCAATCTGCGCCATGCCGGATTAAGCGGCATCGTTCTGAACGGGCATTGCAAGGAGATCCGCATCGAGAACAACCGGATCGAGCGGCTCGGCTTCAACGGCATCTATGCGATCGGCTTCGCGCCGGGCGAGGGCGGGTTCGGCAGCGCGTCCGAATCCGACGTTAACGGAGGCCATGCCGTGGTCGGCAATCGGATACGGAGCGGAGGCGAGCTCATCGGGCACGGAACGGGGATCCAGCTCTACCAGAGCGGCGGCTGCGCAATCGAAGGGAATGTCATCCATGGCTTTCCCCGCTATGGCATTTCGCTGAAAGGACTGCGGTATAAAGCGATGGACCCGAGCTATTACGGCACGACAGTGACATGGGACAATCATTGGACATTCCTCCATGCGAGGAATAATACGATTGCCCGAAACGATATTTCGGACGTCATGAAGGACAGCCAGGACGGCGGCATGTTCGAGGCTTGGGGAGCCGGACTCGGCAACCGGATCGTCGATAATCGGTTCCATGACAGCGGCATTTATTTCTCCGTCGGGTACGGTATATATTTGGACGATGCCGCGGACGGGTTTCTCGTTGCCCGCAATGTACTGCATGACATGTACAGCGAGGGGAAGGGGAAGCTGTGGTTCGCGATTTTCGCCAAAGGGATCGGCAACGTGATCGAGAACAACCTGCTCGTCCGGAACGCGGCCAAAGCCGCCATCGGCACGCAGGAAATGGCAGGCGAACCGAATCGCGACCTGACCGTGCGCCGAAATATCGTCATCGATTCCGGCGAGCAGCTGTACCACTTCATCAATTGGAACGATGCCCGGCTGGCGGAGGCGGACGGCAACCTATTCTTCCGCAGCGGCGGCGAAGCGCCGACAGTGAGCGGCTTCTATGGCGGCGATACGTATGGGAAGATTCCGATTCCATGGGAGGAGTGGCGCGCTTTTCTCGGCGGTCGGTTCGATGCCAACACGATCGCTGTCGATCCGATGCTGGAGGAACCGGTGAGGGGGCAGTTCCGATTCGGCCCGGACTCGCCGGTTTGGGGGCTCGGCTGGCAGGCGCTGGATACGGAGGATTGA
- a CDS encoding AraC family transcriptional regulator encodes MKMLHFYKSKRYLLRMLLSITILLVILLSLSSAVIHYSAEHRVLQMQQEANRKVMSQINHNMTFMQEIVNNISLSLYNDERFYFPLMSNSAQEDIDIIYSINQLNKVMDSQSFLHSILVYNGHNDKTYALGPLADWMEESYMTSRLVDMIKKPEKLPQLQLIPMNFSGRPHAVDFFSVIIYESFNNVNDHESAIVLNVKPEWVFDNLKVVNGFSAPNASSIFLMDKDGGFILSGEEKNLPELNDLSYALSRDQSGNDESFGFFSHKFRGSGNSIVSYLQMGIPGWKVIGVQPYNAVLGGISQMRETFAIVIASFLLLAVVVSFALAHKLYRPIEALLSRITRHGGVTEHAPEPIHDELAYVGRVYGQMAEKLIVVTDEKEKQKDIVRHSYLRSILTSSSSFSRHQFESCIDKYGLGVDPAGPFLVAVAKVDDYAAVLSRTNESERRLYAFAVTNIAGEILVPLKISCEMVDARGDHLVLLLSGGALGAELPELPDLLRRLQDIMLDYYKLSLSLSFSVISRSHDTITDQYADALHYSMYKIVHGRRSLLTPDLVRPNAAHTEHAVSSDMEKKLTEAIKTNDLSAMEASADHLLASLRDCHYDSIIHGALHVVDVIKTTIREINQNRISSLPVDLSTLSRQVLDEETLVDISALIQSALRDIHDKRRGAEQDTNAALVDAIKDIIDNHYADMNLSLQGISATLKMTSAYVGRLFKQSELVSVGEYLNEVRLTRAREYLETKNFSIKEIMELVGYVNESTFFKLFKKKYGVTPKEYRLKSNIG; translated from the coding sequence ATGAAAATGCTGCATTTCTACAAGTCCAAACGTTACCTGCTCCGCATGCTGCTCTCCATTACGATTCTGCTCGTCATACTCCTGTCGCTTTCGTCGGCCGTTATTCATTACAGCGCCGAGCACCGCGTGCTCCAGATGCAGCAGGAAGCCAACCGCAAGGTCATGAGCCAGATCAACCACAACATGACCTTCATGCAGGAAATCGTCAACAACATCTCCTTGTCCTTGTATAACGACGAGCGGTTTTATTTTCCGCTGATGTCCAACTCCGCACAGGAAGATATCGATATCATCTATTCCATCAACCAGCTGAACAAAGTGATGGATTCCCAGTCCTTCCTGCACTCCATTCTGGTATACAACGGCCACAACGACAAAACCTACGCGCTTGGACCGCTTGCCGACTGGATGGAAGAAAGCTATATGACCAGCCGTCTGGTCGACATGATCAAGAAGCCCGAGAAGCTGCCGCAGCTGCAGCTCATCCCCATGAATTTCAGCGGACGTCCCCATGCCGTCGATTTCTTCTCGGTCATCATCTACGAATCGTTCAACAATGTGAACGACCACGAAAGCGCGATCGTCTTGAACGTGAAGCCGGAGTGGGTGTTCGATAATTTGAAGGTCGTGAACGGCTTCTCCGCGCCTAATGCATCCAGCATCTTCTTGATGGATAAGGACGGCGGCTTCATCCTCTCCGGCGAGGAGAAGAATCTGCCGGAACTGAACGATCTCAGTTATGCGCTGAGCCGCGATCAATCCGGCAACGACGAGAGCTTCGGCTTCTTCTCGCACAAATTCCGGGGCAGCGGCAATTCCATCGTCAGTTACTTGCAGATGGGCATCCCGGGCTGGAAAGTCATCGGCGTTCAGCCGTACAACGCTGTGCTTGGCGGCATTTCGCAAATGCGGGAAACGTTCGCCATCGTCATTGCCAGCTTCCTGCTGCTGGCCGTCGTCGTCTCGTTCGCGCTGGCGCACAAGCTGTACCGGCCGATTGAAGCCTTGCTCTCCCGGATCACGCGGCATGGCGGCGTAACCGAGCATGCGCCGGAGCCGATTCACGACGAATTGGCCTATGTCGGCCGCGTCTATGGGCAGATGGCGGAGAAGCTGATCGTCGTGACCGACGAGAAAGAGAAGCAGAAGGATATCGTCCGCCATTCCTATCTGCGCAGCATTCTTACGAGCAGCTCATCGTTCAGCCGCCACCAGTTTGAGTCCTGCATCGACAAGTACGGATTGGGCGTTGATCCGGCCGGGCCGTTCCTCGTTGCAGTCGCGAAGGTCGACGATTATGCCGCGGTGCTCTCGCGAACGAATGAATCCGAGCGGCGGCTGTATGCTTTTGCCGTTACGAATATTGCCGGGGAAATATTAGTCCCGCTAAAGATCTCCTGCGAGATGGTCGACGCGCGAGGCGATCACCTGGTTCTGCTGCTCAGCGGCGGCGCGCTGGGTGCCGAACTGCCTGAATTACCGGATCTGCTGAGACGACTCCAGGACATCATGCTGGATTATTATAAACTGTCGCTGTCGCTCTCGTTCAGTGTCATTTCCCGTTCTCACGACACGATTACCGATCAATACGCGGATGCGCTCCATTATTCCATGTATAAAATCGTCCACGGCCGGCGTTCGCTCCTAACGCCGGATCTGGTCAGGCCGAACGCGGCGCATACGGAACACGCCGTCTCATCCGACATGGAGAAGAAGCTGACCGAAGCGATCAAGACGAATGATCTGAGTGCCATGGAAGCATCTGCGGATCACCTGCTGGCTTCGCTGCGCGACTGCCATTACGACTCGATTATCCATGGCGCGCTTCATGTGGTGGACGTCATCAAGACGACGATCCGGGAAATCAACCAGAATCGGATCTCGTCCTTGCCGGTCGATCTCAGCACGCTGAGCAGACAGGTTTTGGATGAAGAGACACTTGTAGATATCTCGGCATTGATACAGTCCGCCTTGCGCGATATTCACGATAAGCGCCGCGGGGCCGAGCAAGATACGAATGCCGCGCTCGTCGACGCCATCAAGGACATCATCGACAACCATTACGCCGACATGAATTTAAGTCTGCAGGGCATATCCGCTACGCTCAAAATGACCTCCGCTTACGTCGGGCGCTTGTTCAAACAAAGCGAGCTGGTCTCCGTCGGCGAATATTTGAATGAAGTCCGGCTGACCCGCGCGCGCGAGTACCTGGAGACGAAGAACTTCAGCATTAAGGAGATCATGGAGCTCGTCGGATACGTGAACGAAAGCACCTTCTTCAAGCTGTTCAAGAAGAAGTACGGCGTCACGCCGAAAGAATACCGGTTGAAGAGCAATATCGGCTGA
- a CDS encoding ABC transporter permease subunit, whose translation MIKTRKPRSEWYYLKKNSELLLLLLPGALLVLVFAYVPMFGVLLAFKDFRYDLGFWDSPWVGFHNFKFFFVSDTAAMITRNTVVYGLTYMLLTTVIALLFAILMNEMGKRWLRIHQTAMFIPYCLSWVVVSYLALALLDSQNGYLNKLLETLGFSTHMWYLETAPWPYILISAYLWKNVGFSTLVYFAGIMGINQEYYEAAKIDGASRWQMATKITLPLLSTLITVLLILAIGHIFVGDFGLHYFIPNDSGMTFPTTDIIDTYVYRALRVNGDIGMSTAVGLYQSIVGLVLVVVANFVVRKINEENSLF comes from the coding sequence ATGATCAAAACACGCAAACCGCGATCGGAATGGTACTACCTGAAGAAAAATTCGGAACTGCTCCTGCTGCTCCTGCCGGGAGCGCTTCTCGTCCTCGTCTTCGCCTACGTGCCGATGTTCGGAGTCCTCCTCGCTTTCAAGGACTTCCGCTACGATTTAGGCTTCTGGGACAGTCCGTGGGTCGGCTTCCACAACTTCAAGTTCTTCTTCGTCTCGGACACGGCCGCGATGATCACCCGCAACACCGTCGTTTACGGATTGACGTACATGCTGCTTACCACGGTCATCGCGCTGCTGTTCGCGATTCTCATGAACGAGATGGGCAAACGCTGGCTCCGCATCCATCAGACGGCGATGTTCATTCCGTACTGTTTGTCCTGGGTCGTCGTCAGCTACTTGGCGCTCGCGCTGCTGGACTCGCAGAACGGCTACCTGAACAAACTGCTCGAGACGCTCGGTTTCTCTACCCATATGTGGTACCTCGAGACCGCGCCGTGGCCGTACATCCTCATCTCCGCCTATCTATGGAAGAATGTCGGCTTCTCCACGCTCGTCTATTTCGCGGGCATCATGGGCATCAACCAGGAGTATTACGAAGCCGCCAAAATCGACGGCGCGTCCCGCTGGCAAATGGCGACCAAAATCACGCTGCCCTTGCTGTCCACGCTCATTACGGTATTGCTGATTCTGGCGATCGGCCATATTTTCGTCGGCGACTTCGGCCTGCATTACTTCATCCCGAACGATTCCGGCATGACTTTTCCGACGACCGATATCATCGATACCTATGTCTACCGGGCGCTGCGCGTCAATGGCGATATCGGCATGTCGACCGCGGTCGGCCTGTACCAATCCATCGTCGGCCTCGTGCTCGTCGTCGTCGCCAATTTCGTCGTCCGCAAAATCAATGAGGAGAATTCGCTTTTCTAG
- a CDS encoding carbohydrate ABC transporter permease, whose protein sequence is MVLPFVLVISISFTDESSIIEHGYLFIPADFSTKAYTYIFEAPTVLVRAYGITILTTVIGTLLSLLVTAMLGYVTSRRDFRYRTPASFFVFFTMLFNGGLVPSYILVKQYLHLDNTIWSLILPFLVSPFYIMVMKGFLSKIPFEIIESAKMDGAREIRIFFTIILPLSTPALATLGLFLSFGFWNSWFPALLYIDNEKLIPIQLLLVRMMQKLEFLTSNSDFISQFGMDMSKFPSLSARMAMAILAGGPMVCIFPFFQKYFVKGLTVGSLKG, encoded by the coding sequence ATGGTCCTGCCGTTCGTACTCGTCATCTCGATCTCCTTCACGGATGAGTCGTCGATCATCGAGCACGGCTACCTGTTCATCCCGGCCGACTTCTCGACCAAAGCGTACACGTACATTTTCGAGGCGCCTACCGTGCTTGTCCGCGCATACGGCATTACCATTCTGACCACGGTCATCGGCACGCTGCTCTCGCTGCTCGTCACGGCCATGCTCGGCTACGTGACATCCCGCCGCGACTTCCGTTACCGCACGCCGGCCTCGTTCTTCGTCTTCTTCACGATGCTGTTCAACGGAGGACTCGTGCCCTCCTATATTCTAGTCAAGCAGTACCTGCATCTGGACAATACGATTTGGAGCCTGATTCTGCCGTTCCTCGTTTCCCCGTTCTATATCATGGTCATGAAAGGCTTTCTGTCGAAAATCCCGTTCGAAATCATCGAATCCGCGAAAATGGACGGCGCCCGGGAGATCCGCATTTTCTTCACGATCATTCTGCCGTTGTCGACGCCGGCGCTCGCGACGCTTGGGCTGTTCCTGTCCTTCGGCTTCTGGAATTCTTGGTTCCCGGCGCTGCTCTATATCGATAACGAGAAGCTCATCCCGATACAATTGCTGCTCGTCCGCATGATGCAGAAGCTGGAGTTTCTGACGAGCAACAGCGACTTCATCAGTCAATTCGGCATGGACATGAGCAAGTTCCCTTCGCTGTCCGCCCGCATGGCGATGGCGATTCTGGCCGGCGGTCCGATGGTCTGCATCTTCCCGTTCTTCCAGAAATATTTTGTCAAAGGCTTGACGGTCGGCTCGCTGAAGGGCTGA